In a genomic window of Numenius arquata chromosome 5, bNumArq3.hap1.1, whole genome shotgun sequence:
- the GRPEL1 gene encoding grpE protein homolog 1, mitochondrial — protein sequence MAAVAQCVRAALRPRYPLLSFSLRTSPRLLCVATQQKNTGQNVEEEQSQSQNEQKVEPSSAEKMLTEEKAKLEEQLKEVTDKYKRALADAENVRQRSQKLVEEAKLYGIQSFCKDLLEVADILEKATESVPKEEIKDENPHLKSLYEGLVMTEVQIQKVFKKHGLLRLNPVGAKFDPYEHEALFHAPMEGKEPGTIALVSKIGYKLHGRTLRPALVGVVKDA from the exons ATGGCGGCGGTGGCCCAGTGCGTGCGGGCCGCGCTGCGACCGCGGTACCCGCTGCTGAGCTTCTCCCTGAG GACTTCTCCACGACTACTTTGTgtagcaacacaacagaaaaatactgGCCAGAACGTGGAAGAGGAGCAGAGTCAGAGCCAAAATGAGCAGAAGGTTGaacccagctctgctgaaaaAATGTTAACTGAAGAAAAGGCCAAACTGGAAGAACAACTAAAAGAAGTTACC gaCAAGTACAAGCGTGCCTTGGCAGATGCAGAAAACGTGAGGCAAAGAAGCCAGAAACTGGTAGAAGAGGCAAAGTTATACG GGATTCAGAGCTTCTGTAAGGACTTATTAGAAGTTGCAGACATTCTGGAGAAAGCAACAGAAAGTGttccaaaagaagaaattaaagatgAAAATCCTCACCTGAAGAGCTTATATGAAGGTCTTGTTATGACCGAAGTACAGAttcaaaaagtgtttaaaaaacatGGCCTGCTCAGACTGAATCCTGTCGGAGCCAAGTTCGATCCCTATGAACATGAAGCTTTGTTCCATGCTCCCATGGAAGGGAAGGAGCCCGGCACTATTGCATTAGTATCCAAGATTGGCTATAAGCTGCATGGGCGCACGCTGCGGCCTGCCTTGGTGGGTGTTGTGAAAGACGCTTAA